The DNA window AGCGAGTATCACAGAGCAACGGGCGATAGAGAAGCGCTTGATTATGCCATTATGTTATTCAAATCTATAGAGGAACATAGCTTTGATAAGGAGAAAAACGGATATCTTGAAGCGTTGACCCGTGAATGGAATGAGATTGAAGATATGCGTCTTAGTGAAAAGGATGCCAATGAAAAGAAAACAATGAATACGCATCTTCATATTCTTGAACCTTACACTAACCTTTACCGGGCATGGAAGAATGATGAACTCAGAAAGCAAATAAAGAATTTGATAGAGGTCTTTCTTGATAAAATATTGAATAAAGAAACCAACCATTTGAAACTTTTCTTTGATGAAAACTGGAATGGGAAAGATCATATAATTTCTTACGGACATGATATTGAAGCTTCCTGGCTTATTCACGAAGCTGCCCTGGTTCTTGAAGATGAAACGTTATTAAAGAGGGTAGAGGCCGTTGTTCCACAAATTGCTAATGCCGCGAGTGAAGGACTTCAACCGGATGGAGGCATGATTTACGAGAAAAATACAGAAACAGGTGAAGTTGATGCTGATCGCCATTGGTGGGTTCAGGCAGAAACGGTAGTAGGATATATTAATCTCTATGAATATTTCAACAATGAAGATGCTCTTGAAAAGGCTTTGCAATGCTGGAATTTTATAAAGAAGCATCTTATCGACAGTAAAAATGGTGAATGGTTCTGGAGCCTGAAAGCCGATGGAACTATTAATACTGCTGACGATAAAGCCGGCTTCTGGAAATGTCCGTATCATAACGGACGTATGTGCATGGAATTATTAGGGCGATTTCAATAAGGTAGTTTAGTGGTAAGTAAGATCAGGGGTGAAATATATCCTGATCTTATTTTTTTAGAATACTTTTGTTATACTTAATTTTTAAAAGATGAAACTTAAATCAATACTGCAGACTCTTTTAATATGTGCGTTTGTTCTACCTTGCTTTTCAC is part of the uncultured Bacteroides sp. genome and encodes:
- a CDS encoding AGE family epimerase/isomerase, yielding MNKISELKSEVLDVLQNNILPYWEKNMQDHENGGFYGRMTGDEKLMPEAEKGAILNARILWTYSSAYRLLKSSEYWEMATRAKRYLIDNFYDKRNGGIYWSLDYKGNPLDTKKQIYALGFAIYGLSEYHRATGDREALDYAIMLFKSIEEHSFDKEKNGYLEALTREWNEIEDMRLSEKDANEKKTMNTHLHILEPYTNLYRAWKNDELRKQIKNLIEVFLDKILNKETNHLKLFFDENWNGKDHIISYGHDIEASWLIHEAALVLEDETLLKRVEAVVPQIANAASEGLQPDGGMIYEKNTETGEVDADRHWWVQAETVVGYINLYEYFNNEDALEKALQCWNFIKKHLIDSKNGEWFWSLKADGTINTADDKAGFWKCPYHNGRMCMELLGRFQ